A stretch of Capricornis sumatraensis isolate serow.1 chromosome 10, serow.2, whole genome shotgun sequence DNA encodes these proteins:
- the XIRP1 gene encoding xin actin-binding repeat-containing protein 1 → MANAQMQVAPTPTIPMAATEDLPLPPPPALEDLPPPPPKESFSKFHQQRQASELRRLYKHIHPELRKNLAEAVAEDLAEVLGSEEPTEGDVQCMRWIFENWRLDAIGDHEKPAAKESVPGGNVQATSRKFEEGSFANSVNQEPAGPRPSGGDVRAARQLFETKPLDALTVRAEAPEATMREPAASGDVQGTRMLFETRPLDRLGSRPSTQEQSPLELRSEIQELKGDVKKTVKLFQTEPLCAIQDSEGAIHEVKAAYREEIQSNAVRSGRWLFETKPLDAINRDPSQVRVIRGISLEEAARPDVSATRWIFETQPLDAIREILVDEQDFQPSPDLIPPGPDVQQQRRLFETRALDTLKGEGEDGAEVPPKEAVVPGDVRSTLWLFETKPLDTLRDNVQVGHLQRVGPQEGKRFTNERLSNADPSAPTLSQGAPERDGVKGDVKTFKNLFETLPLDSIGQGEALAPGSLHRAEGSNSAGQSQDTGSPVYAMQDAKGHLHALTSVSREQVVGGDVQGYKWMFETQPLDRLGRSPSTVDVVRGITRQEVVAGDVGTARWLFETQPLEVIHQREQQERQEEEGKPQGGPQPEAPHKGDVKTIRWLFETCPMSELAERQGSEVTDPTSKARSCTWMFAPQSPDWPEGSKEQHLEVSQVQAGERQTERHVFETEPLQASGHPCGRGPVRYCSRVDIPSGQVSRQKEVFQALEAGEREDQGPREIPEPIPAGSVHKFTWLFENCPMGSLAAESIRGGNFQEEQPVGPSGKGVPERQETAAEGTLRTLQATPGVLHHGGILMEARGPGELCLVRYVLPGPGQGSPHVRKEELVSGELPRIVRQVLRRADVDQQGLLVQEDPAGQLHLKPLKLPAPGSSGSIEDMDPEFQQLLACGLGTSAGRTGLVMQETEQGLVALTAYSLQPRPASRGPERSSVQLLAGCINKGDLSGLHSLRWEPPADSSPVPASEGAQKLPPAESIIHIPPLDPGVGMGHLRGLGSTPCAPQATGKAVSLAGEEKQESRCTGQKGMTALGKSEGAMTMPPRPRFPDLQVTMQSRRTATAEAQSLQQQARSKHKPGPIPGAASMPTQDGLLQAPATGAAQSNSSPLVGGNPRIPAAPSKVSGEQKALPGGLPGGWETIQDGIYTAHPVRTFDLPGQRDVRPSEQGPLPLLEGLGQSLGPRQEEPGAHTQKAWAPPEKVMAGLSLGGLQAAETTLKAAPLAHHTQASGPRAAGASLHSRNASVPPPPPLPAAVTGPDFPAQPRHDENSIRQASKPTQDPLLHSHSSPAGQKSAGESQTKTLKPEPPTHLREKPQLPPKPAHLSQLPLPRWLSKPSALAHSAAEEVWQGKYKQGETATADHDPRPNKVSIAADQARVSLLQGPAGQSQPSPQHGPSTVAPSQAMGSNNHSPDPLGLSALSSHPISLQRDPRLPGEKGMDSSQQGAPESPEILQGGQQELQGLLSQVQALEKEAESTVDVRALRRLFEAVPQLPGAPPAPATPHKPEASVEQAFGELTRVSTEVARLKEQTLARLLDIEEAVHKALSSMSSLQPGTNTRGHSQGPPKEHSAHEVSLTDSGRVRPNCSGQEVKSQTLVKSQTEVMSHTEVQSQAKDRNHSEARSQAALATPSTRKLETLREDSHLPQVLPLSRESPFSPTFISMESATRELPEEASPRGNPEISLKRAHFTQDECQTQPHQKDIQHKAGKKEAPQLSGPPPPGHAAASALPTRQKSALELQTAPGGSRHYGASGAGTERVDQCRITTLMSPTTVTEPAKPPRGPGPHLGHHTSALMRQFLHSPTELSTGLAEADMLRVPCGHPTPAAQ, encoded by the coding sequence ATGGCCAATGCCCAGATGCAGGTGGCTCCCACCCCAACCATCCCGATGGCAGCTACAGAGGacctgcccctccctccaccaCCTGCCCTGGAGGACCTACCGCCGCCGCCACCCAAGGAGTCCTTCTCCAAGTTCCACCAGCAGCGGCAAGCCAGCGAGCTCCGCCGCCTCTACAAGCACATCCACCCCGAGCTCCGCAAGAATCTGGCTGAGGCCGTGGCCGAAGACTTGGCTGAGGTCCTGGGTTCCGAGGAGCCCACCGAGGGCGATGTCCAGTGCATGCGCTGGATCTTTGAGAACTGGCGGCTGGATGCCATTGGGGACCATGAGAAGCCAGCTGCCAAGGAGTCCGTGCCCGGTGGCAACGTCCAGGCCACCTCCCGCAAGTTTGAGGAAGGCTCCTTTGCTAACAGCGTAAACCAGGAGCCGGCCGGACCTCGGCCATCCGGAGGGGATGTGCGTGCAGCCCGCCAGCTGTTTGAGACGAAGCCGCTGGACGCGCTGACGGTTCGTGCTGAAGCACCAGAGGCTACAATGAGGGAGCCTGCAGCCAGCGGAGACGTCCAGGGTACCAGGATGCTCTTTGAGACACGGCCACTGGACCGCCTTGGCTCCCGCCCCTCCACCCAGGAGCAGAGCCCCTTGGAGCTGCGCTCAGAGATCCAGGAGCTGAAAGGCGATGTGAAGAAGACGGTGAAGCTGTTCCAAACAGAGCCACTGTGTGCCATCCAGGACTCAGAGGGCGCCATCCACGAGGTCAAGGCCGCCTACCGGGAGGAGATCCAAAGCAACGCAGTGAGGTCTGGCCGTTGGCTCTTCGAGACCAAGCCTCTGGACGCCATCAACCGGGACCCCAGCCAGGTGCGGGTGATCCGCGGGATCTCCCTGGAGGAGGCGGCCCGGCCTGATGTCAGCGCGACTCGCTGGATCTTTGAGACACAGCCCCTGGATGCCATCCGGGAGATCTTAGTGGATGAGCAGGACTTCCAGCCATCCCCGGACCTTATCCCTCCTGGTCCGGATGTTCAGCAGCAGCGGCGTCTGTTTGAGACCCGAGCATTAGACACTCTCAAGGGGGAAGGGGAAGACGGAGCAGAGGTCCCACCCAAAGAGGCGGTGGTCCCCGGGGACGTCCGCTCCACCCTGTGGCTATTTGAGACAAAGCCCCTGGACACCCTCAGAGACAATGTTCAAGTGGGTCACCTGCAGCGGGTGGGTCCCCAGGAGGGCAAGAGGTTCACAAATGAGCGTCTATCCAATGCTGACCCCTCAGCACCAACCCTCTCTCAGGGTGCCCCCGAGAGGGATGGGGTGAAGGGAGATGTGAAGACCTTCAAGAACCTTTTTGAGACCCTTCCCCTGGACAGTATCGGGCAGGGGGAAGCTCTGGCCCCTGGGAGCTTACACAGAGCAGAAGGAAGCAATTCCGCTGGGCAGTCCCAGGACACAGGGTCCCCAGTGTACGCCATGCAGGATGCCAAAGGTCACCTCCATGCCCTGACCTCCGTCAGCAGAGAACAGGTAGTCGGAGGTGACGTGCAGGGTTACAAGTGGATGTTTGAGACACAGCCCCTAGACCGACTAGGCCGAAGCCCCAGTACCGTCGATGTGGTGCGGGGCATCACCCGGCAGGAAGTGGTGGCTGGAGATGTGGGCACTGCCCGGTGGCTGTTTGAGACACAGCCCCTGGAGGTAATCCACCAACGGGAGCAGCAGGAACgacaggaagaagaaggaaagccTCAGGGAGGCCCTCAGCCCGAAGCACCCCACAAGGGTGACGTGAAGACCATCCGCTGGTTGTTCGAGACGTGCCCGATGAGTGAGCTGGCCGAGAGGCAAGGGTCGGAGGTCACAGACCCCACAAGCAAGGCACGGTCGTGCACCTGGATGTTCGCGCCCCAATCCCCGGACTGGCCAGAAGGCTCCAAGGAGCAGCACCTTGAGGTGAGCCAGGTCCAGGCTGGGGAAAGACAGACGGAGAGACACGTCTTTGAGACTGAGCCTCTGCAGGCCTCAGGCCACCCGTGTGGAAGGGGGCCTGTGCGGTACTGCAGCAGAGTGGACATCCCCTCCGGGCAGGTGTCTCGTCAGAAGGAGGTTTTCCAGGCTCTGGAGGCAGGCGAGAGAGAAGACCAGGGACCCAGGGAAATCCCTGAGCCCATTCCAGCGGGCTCAGTGCACAAGTTCACCTGGCTCTTTGAGAACTGCCCCATGGGCTCCCTGGCAGCTGAGAGCATCCGAGGGGGCAACTTCCAGGAAGAACAGCCCGTGGGTCCCTCGGGCAAGGGGGTGCCGGAGAGGCAAGAGACTGCAGCCGAGGGGACCCTGCGGACGCTGCAAGCCACGCCTGGTGTCCTGCACCATGGAGGCATCCTCATGGAGGCCCGAGGGCCAGGGGAGCTCTGCCTTGTCAGGTACGTGCTcccaggcccagggcagggcagcccccACGTTCGGAAGGAGGAGCTGGTGTCTGGGGAGCTTCCCAGGATCGTCCGCCAAGTGCTGCGCCGGGCAGACGTGGACCAGCAGGGGCTGCTGGTGCAGGAGGACCCCGCAGGCCAGCTTCACCTCAAGCCGCTGAAGCTGCCAGCACCAGGCAGCAGCGGGAGCATCGAAGACATGGACCCTGAGTTCCAGCAGTTGCTGGCTTGTGGCCTCGGGACCTCGGCGGGGAGGACAGGGCtggtgatgcaggagacagagcAGGGCCTGGTGGCGTTGACCGCCTACTCCCTGCAACCCCGGCCAGCCAGCAGGGGCCCCGAACGGAGCAGTGTGCAGCTGCTGGCCGGCTGCATAAACAAAGGAGACCTGAGTGGCCTGCATAGTCTGCGGTGGGAGCCGCCGGCTGACTCAAGTCCAGTGCCGGCCAGTGAGGGGGCCCAGAAGCTGCCCCCGGCTGAGAGCATCATCCACATTCCCCCACTGGACCCTGGCGTGGGGATGGGGCATCTGAGAGGGCTGGGGTCCACCCCCTGTGCCCCACAGGCCACTGGAAAGGCAGTCTCTCTGGCTGGGGAAGAAAAGCAGGAAAGCAGGTGCACTGGGCAGAAAGGGATGACAGCTTTAGGAAAGTCAGAGGGAGCCATGACTATGCCCCCACGACCGAGGTTTCCAGACCTCCAGGTCACCATGCAGAGTCGAAGGACAGCAACAGCTGAAGCCCAAAGCCTGCAGCAGCAAGCTCGGAGCAAGCACAAGCCGGGCCCCATTCCTGGGGCCGCCTCTATGCCCACCCAGGATGGGCTTCTGCAAGCACCGGCCACAGGGGCTGCCCAGAGCAACAGCAGTCCTCTGGTGGGAGGCAACCCCAGGATCCCAGCAGCCCCCAGCAAGGTCAGTGGGGAACAGAAAGCACTGCCTGGAGGGCTGCCTGGGGGGTGGGAGACTATTCAGGATGGCATCTACACTGCTCATCCCGTCAGGACCTTTGACCTACCAGGTCAAAGGGATGTCCGGCCATCTGAGCAAGGACCCCTTCCACTCCTGGAAGGCCTGGGTCAGAGTCTCGGGCCCAGGCAAGAGGAGCCAGGGGCCCACACACAGAAGGCCTGGGCGCctccagagaaggtgatggcaggaCTCAGCCTGGGGGGCCTCCAAGCTGCAGAGACCACCCTGAAGGCTGCCCCTTTAGCCCACCACACTCAGGCCTCCGGGCCGCGGGCGGCAGGTGCCAGTCTCCACTCCCGTAATGCctctgttcctcctcctcctcctctcccagctgCTGTGACGGGACCGGACTTCCCAGCCCAACCCAGGCATGATGAGAATTCCATCCGGCAGGCCTCCAAGCCCACGCAGGACCCCCTTCTCCACTCCCACAGCAGCCCTGCTGGCCAGAAAAGCGCTGGGGAGTCACAGACAAAGACCCTGAAACCGGAGCCTCCCACACACCTGAGAGAGAAGCCCCAGTTGCCCCCCAAACCTGCACACCTAAGCCAGCTCCCCCTTCCTCGCTGGCTGTCCAAGCCCTCAGCCCTGGCTCACAGCGCCGCTGAGGAGGTGTGGCAAGGAAAATACAAACAAGGTGAGACTGCTACAGCCGACCACGACCCTCGGCCAAACAAGGTCTCCATTGCTGCAGACCAGGCCCGAGTATCTCTGCTCCAGGGTCCTGCTGGACAGAGCCAGCCCAGCCCCCAGCATGGCCCCAGCACTGTGGCCCCCAGCCAGGCAATGGGCAGCAACAACCACAGCCCTGACCCCCTCGGGCTCTCAGCTCTCAGCAGCCACCCCATCTCACTGCAGCGGGACCCTAGACTCCCAGGAGAGAAGGGCATGGACAGTTCCCAGCAAGGGGCCCCTGAGAGCCCTGAGATTCTGCAGGGAGGCCAGCAAGAGCTCCAGGGCCTCCTGAGCCAGGTGCAAGCTCTGGAGAAGGAGGCCGAAAGCACTGTGGACGTGCGGGCACTGCGGAGGCTCTTTGAGGCTGTGCCCCAGCTGCCAGGAGCCCCTCCCGCTCCCGCTACCCCCCACAAGCCTGAGGCCTCGGTGGAGCAGGCCTTTGGGGAGCTGACAAGGGTTAGCACGGAAGTGGCCCGGCTGAAGGAACAGACCCTGGCCAGGCTGCTGGACATCGAGGAGGCCGTGCACAAGGCGCTCAGCTCCATGTCTAGCCTCCAGCCTGGGACTAACACCAGGGGCCATTCCCAGGGACCCCCAAAGGAACACAGTGCCCACGAGGTCAGTCTCACAGACAGCGGGAGAGTCAGGCCCAACTGCTCAGGCCAGGAGGTCAAAAGTCAAACTCTAGTCAAGAGCCAAACTGAGGTTATGAGCCATACTGAGGTCCAGAGTCAAGCCAAGGACAGAAATCACTCAGAGGCCAGAAGCCAAGCAGCCCTGGCCACCCCTTCCACAAGGAAGCTGGAGACCTTGAGAGAAGACTCACACCTTCCCCAAGTGTTACCTCTCAGCAGAGAGTCACCCTTCTCCCCAACTTTTATCTCCATGGAGTCAGCCACAAGGGAGCTTCCGGAGGAGGCCAGCCCCAGGGGCAACCCTGAGATCTCTCTGAAGAGGGCACATTTCACCCAGGATGAATGCCAGACTCAGCCCCACCAGAAAGATATCCAGCACAAGGCTGGAAAGAAAGAGGCCCCCCAGCTCTCTGGACCGCCACCACCTGGCCATGCTGCAGCCAGCGCCCTGCCCACTAGGCAGAAGAGTGCTCTGGAGCTGCAGACGGCGCCGGGTGGCTCCCGGCACTACGGAGCCTCAGGAGCAGGGACTGAGAGGGTGGACCAGTGCAGGATCACAACACTCATGTCCCCCACCACGGTCACTGAGCCCGCCAAGCCACCCAGGGGCCCAGGCCCCCACCTCGGGCACCACACTTCCGCCTTGATGAGGCAGTTTCTGCACAGCCCAACTGAGCTCAGCACGGGCCTGGCAGAAGCTGACATGCTGCGTGTGCCCTGTGGCCACCCCACACCAGCTGCACAGTGA